Proteins from a genomic interval of Sphingobacterium sp. SYP-B4668:
- a CDS encoding ADP-ribosylglycohydrolase family protein — translation MMIQTFIKGLTLALLVSLAGTSLAQKAKSSTLTKAQLLNKIKGGWAGQTIGTTYGWTNEFQYAGTYIQDYERIPWHNDYINEAMRVFPGLYDDVYMDLMFMHVFEKKGLDAPMEEFAKAFADTEFQLWHANQAGRYNVQNGVPADRAGHWLNNPHADDIDFQIEADFAGLMSPGMPQAATDISERIGKIVNSGDGLYGGVFVANMYSWAFVSDDIPTVVNNALKSIPKESKFHQLISDVIKWHKQYPKDWKQTWFLIQRNWAEEVGCPSMVFHPLNIDAKINAAYVVMGLLYGEGDYTKTIEIATRTGQDSDCNPATALGILGTMIGYDKIPPLWMEPLQKAEDKKFSHSEYALNDVYKVGLQQALENIERNGGTIAGEQITLPKASIKTAAFEENFKGHFPKERIKLEKIITDTISFEFEGIGFVLRGASRSSNANDTAPVIAELYIDGKRVETANLPWQANKARADLFWRYQLPKGKHQVTIKVKQATKAQDLWIADYLVYDNVKTSGIRIGGQHDHH, via the coding sequence ATGATGATACAGACATTTATAAAAGGATTGACATTGGCTTTACTGGTTTCTCTGGCAGGAACTTCTTTAGCGCAAAAGGCTAAGTCATCTACTTTGACAAAAGCGCAGCTGTTGAATAAAATAAAAGGGGGCTGGGCTGGTCAAACAATAGGTACGACCTACGGCTGGACCAATGAATTTCAATATGCAGGAACCTATATTCAGGATTATGAGCGTATTCCATGGCATAATGACTATATAAACGAAGCGATGCGCGTATTCCCTGGGCTTTATGACGACGTCTATATGGATTTGATGTTCATGCATGTATTTGAAAAAAAAGGATTGGATGCACCCATGGAGGAGTTTGCAAAAGCTTTCGCCGATACTGAATTCCAGTTGTGGCATGCCAACCAAGCGGGGCGTTACAATGTCCAAAATGGTGTGCCTGCTGATCGGGCGGGTCATTGGTTGAACAACCCCCATGCCGATGATATCGATTTTCAAATCGAAGCAGATTTTGCAGGCCTCATGAGCCCAGGCATGCCGCAGGCGGCAACAGATATTTCGGAACGTATCGGTAAGATTGTCAACTCAGGAGATGGCTTATACGGTGGCGTATTCGTAGCGAATATGTATAGTTGGGCATTTGTGTCTGATGATATTCCTACGGTAGTTAATAATGCGCTGAAATCTATTCCGAAGGAAAGCAAATTCCATCAACTGATCAGCGATGTCATTAAATGGCACAAACAGTATCCAAAGGATTGGAAACAAACTTGGTTCCTCATCCAAAGAAACTGGGCGGAAGAGGTCGGCTGTCCGAGCATGGTCTTTCATCCCTTGAATATCGATGCCAAAATCAATGCTGCATATGTCGTCATGGGCCTGCTCTACGGCGAAGGCGACTATACGAAAACGATCGAAATTGCAACTCGAACGGGACAGGATTCGGATTGTAACCCGGCGACAGCCCTTGGTATATTGGGGACTATGATCGGCTATGACAAGATTCCGCCACTGTGGATGGAACCACTACAAAAGGCCGAAGACAAAAAATTCAGTCACTCGGAGTATGCACTGAACGATGTCTATAAGGTAGGATTGCAACAGGCGTTAGAGAATATCGAACGTAATGGTGGCACTATCGCTGGTGAACAAATCACGCTTCCAAAAGCGAGTATCAAAACGGCTGCTTTTGAAGAGAATTTTAAAGGGCATTTCCCGAAAGAGCGAATCAAATTGGAAAAAATCATTACCGATACGATATCCTTCGAATTTGAAGGTATAGGATTTGTACTTCGTGGTGCGTCCCGCTCATCAAATGCGAATGATACAGCTCCTGTGATAGCTGAACTTTATATTGACGGTAAGAGAGTGGAGACGGCTAACTTGCCGTGGCAAGCAAATAAAGCACGGGCCGATTTATTTTGGAGATATCAACTGCCTAAAGGCAAGCATCAAGTAACCATTAAAGTGAAGCAGGCTACAAAGGCACAGGATTTATGGATTGCAGACTATTTGGTCTATGATAATGTAAAGACGAGTGGCATTCGGATAGGAGGGCAGCATGACCATCATTAG
- a CDS encoding endonuclease/exonuclease/phosphatase family protein, producing MTIIRSGLTFLSLLICTVLWGQEPIKVMSYNIRIASPPSKGWGITEIDSIAAVINRSKPDLVALQEVDVRTSRSGKELDQAQKLGELTGMHAFFSKAVDRSEGDYGVAILSRFPVVRADAYRIYSPDSTLNENRALAVVEVKLEGGALIFASFHLDHLNDTVRDFQLDQILKHLKKYKNKPILMGADLNMDKRSRLFTKIADQGLHILENNRKSLTFPNDKPKTTLDYFLFNTSFQKRFKELDFMVLTAESYASDHLPIILNLNHKQTNEQY from the coding sequence ATGACCATCATTAGAAGCGGACTTACGTTCCTCTCTTTATTGATATGCACCGTGTTGTGGGGCCAGGAGCCGATAAAGGTGATGAGTTACAATATCCGTATTGCAAGTCCACCTTCAAAAGGATGGGGCATCACTGAAATTGATTCTATTGCTGCCGTAATAAATCGGAGTAAACCTGATTTGGTAGCTCTGCAGGAGGTGGATGTGCGCACCTCCCGTTCTGGAAAGGAATTGGATCAAGCGCAGAAGCTGGGGGAGCTGACAGGCATGCACGCTTTCTTTTCAAAGGCTGTGGATCGAAGCGAGGGGGATTATGGTGTCGCTATACTTTCCAGATTTCCGGTGGTGCGAGCCGATGCCTATCGTATTTATTCTCCCGATTCGACGCTGAATGAGAATAGGGCACTGGCAGTGGTGGAAGTAAAACTGGAAGGAGGTGCTCTTATTTTTGCTTCCTTTCACTTGGATCATTTGAATGACACGGTCAGGGATTTTCAACTTGATCAGATACTGAAGCATCTGAAAAAATACAAGAACAAGCCCATTCTGATGGGGGCGGACCTGAACATGGATAAGCGCAGCAGGTTATTTACGAAAATAGCGGATCAGGGGCTTCATATCTTGGAAAACAACCGTAAGAGCCTGACTTTTCCGAATGATAAACCCAAAACGACTTTGGACTATTTCCTGTTTAACACGTCTTTTCAAAAACGTTTTAAGGAATTGGACTTTATGGTACTCACAGCAGAAAGCTACGCTTCCGACCATCTGCCTATTATCTTAAACTTAAATCATAAACAAACCAATGAACAATACTAA
- a CDS encoding Gfo/Idh/MocA family protein, with product MNNTNFSRRDFLGKMLIGATAIGGVSLMPNSSGVLADRSKLRLSNKRIGIIGLDTSHSEVFSRMINEGKEDMLGFKVVAAYPHGSKDIASALQEKPGIIKAVQAMGITIVDSIEELLKQVDCVLLESNDGRVHLEQALQVFKAGKPVFIDKPIAQNYAQAKAIFQAAEKYKVPVFSSSALRYDVNVQKVVQGSIGKVTGADVYTPAVMEPSHLDLAWYGIHGVEMLFTVMGCGCKTVSRVHQEGTDLLVGVWNDGRIGTVRGIRQGASNIAGTAFGEKGIAPLGPFSTYEHLVKSIVQFFASGVAPVSSKETLEIFAFMQAADASRKKGGAAVGLQL from the coding sequence ATGAACAATACTAATTTCTCACGTAGGGATTTTCTAGGGAAAATGCTAATAGGCGCTACGGCGATAGGAGGTGTAAGTCTAATGCCCAACAGTTCGGGAGTGCTTGCTGACCGCAGTAAGCTCAGGCTTTCTAATAAAAGAATCGGTATCATCGGGTTGGACACTTCACATAGTGAGGTATTCAGCCGGATGATCAACGAAGGGAAGGAGGATATGCTGGGTTTCAAAGTAGTGGCCGCCTATCCGCACGGAAGCAAAGATATAGCCTCGGCTCTTCAAGAAAAGCCGGGCATCATAAAAGCTGTCCAGGCGATGGGAATTACCATCGTGGACAGTATCGAAGAACTGCTCAAGCAAGTGGATTGCGTCCTGTTGGAATCTAATGACGGACGTGTGCACCTAGAGCAGGCTCTTCAGGTATTTAAGGCTGGGAAGCCGGTATTTATAGATAAGCCAATTGCTCAGAACTACGCACAGGCAAAGGCGATATTTCAAGCTGCAGAAAAGTACAAGGTCCCTGTATTCTCTTCTTCGGCGTTGCGTTATGATGTCAATGTCCAAAAAGTAGTGCAAGGAAGTATCGGTAAGGTAACCGGTGCAGATGTGTATACGCCCGCTGTTATGGAACCGAGTCACTTAGACCTTGCTTGGTATGGCATACATGGGGTGGAGATGTTGTTTACGGTGATGGGGTGCGGCTGCAAAACAGTAAGCCGTGTTCATCAAGAAGGGACCGATCTACTGGTCGGTGTTTGGAACGATGGTCGGATTGGGACCGTGCGTGGTATCCGACAGGGAGCCAGCAACATTGCAGGAACAGCTTTTGGAGAAAAGGGAATTGCGCCGTTAGGGCCGTTCAGTACCTACGAACATTTGGTCAAATCCATCGTACAATTTTTTGCTTCGGGAGTGGCTCCGGTATCTTCCAAAGAGACGTTGGAAATCTTTGCCTTTATGCAAGCGGCTGATGCAAGTCGAAAAAAGGGTGGGGCAGCGGTCGGGCTCCAATTGTGA
- a CDS encoding ADP-ribosylglycohydrolase family protein, protein MKQINYLCLALILLLSVSSGCMAQVKTTSEKSVRISKSSLLDKIKGGWAGQNIGVTYGGPTEFHYCGVMMPDTVPLKWYDGYMKETMINIPGLYDDIYMDLTFLDVYHRLGLNAPVDSFANAFAYATFPLDQANQAARYNILHGIPSPKSGHWLHNPHADDIDFQIESDFIGLMCPGMPNTVSTISDKIGHIMNYGDGWYGGVYMGAMYAHAFVSDDVQYIVEEGLKSVPQKSEFYQCIADVIKWHKLYPNDWKKNWQLLEDKWSNDLCPDGALMPFNIDAKMNAAYVVLGLLYGEGDYGKTLEISTRAGQDSDCNPSSAGGILGTALGYNAIPAYWKMGLKEVEDLNFKYTDYSLNRAYDTSYKLALEVIKKNGGKIVGDEVIIKKQKPKAVRYEKSFPGLYANSRTDHYVTIQDTNSISFTGRGFVWRGTYTGVKQYAADYTFIVDVYIDGKKTERVELPTNNLKRRRDICWDYTLDNGPHVVKLVLTNPHPEYELKSLTYTVYGPKK, encoded by the coding sequence ATGAAACAGATAAACTATCTATGCCTAGCGCTAATCCTTTTGCTGAGTGTATCTTCGGGGTGTATGGCCCAAGTAAAAACGACTAGTGAAAAGAGCGTCAGGATATCCAAAAGCAGCCTCCTGGACAAAATAAAGGGTGGATGGGCCGGACAAAATATAGGTGTGACCTATGGAGGGCCAACCGAATTTCACTACTGTGGTGTCATGATGCCGGACACTGTACCTCTAAAGTGGTACGATGGCTACATGAAGGAAACCATGATCAATATCCCCGGTTTGTACGATGATATCTATATGGACCTTACTTTCTTGGATGTATACCACCGTCTTGGACTGAATGCGCCTGTAGATTCCTTTGCCAATGCTTTTGCATATGCTACGTTCCCGTTGGATCAGGCAAATCAGGCTGCCAGATATAATATCCTCCATGGAATTCCTTCACCCAAATCGGGACACTGGCTCCACAATCCGCATGCGGACGATATTGACTTCCAAATTGAGTCGGACTTTATCGGGTTAATGTGTCCCGGAATGCCCAATACGGTTTCAACTATTAGCGACAAGATTGGGCATATCATGAACTACGGCGATGGTTGGTACGGAGGCGTATACATGGGGGCCATGTACGCGCATGCATTTGTGAGTGATGATGTGCAGTATATCGTGGAGGAGGGATTGAAGTCAGTCCCGCAAAAAAGTGAATTCTATCAATGTATTGCAGACGTCATTAAATGGCATAAATTATACCCGAACGATTGGAAAAAAAACTGGCAACTGCTGGAAGATAAATGGTCGAATGACCTCTGCCCAGACGGCGCATTGATGCCTTTCAATATCGATGCTAAGATGAATGCGGCTTATGTAGTACTTGGATTACTGTATGGAGAGGGAGATTATGGGAAGACACTAGAAATATCGACTAGGGCAGGGCAAGACTCCGATTGTAACCCTTCTTCTGCTGGTGGTATATTGGGTACGGCATTGGGCTACAATGCAATACCAGCGTATTGGAAAATGGGGTTGAAAGAAGTCGAGGATCTCAACTTTAAGTATACCGACTATTCGCTGAATAGAGCTTATGATACCAGTTACAAGCTTGCATTGGAGGTTATCAAAAAAAATGGTGGGAAGATAGTTGGCGATGAGGTCATCATCAAAAAACAAAAGCCTAAAGCTGTGCGATATGAGAAGAGTTTTCCTGGATTGTATGCCAATAGTCGTACAGATCATTATGTAACAATACAGGATACGAATAGCATTTCGTTCACTGGTCGAGGATTTGTATGGCGGGGTACGTACACGGGGGTGAAGCAATACGCAGCTGACTATACCTTTATCGTGGATGTCTATATTGATGGAAAGAAAACCGAGCGGGTAGAGTTACCCACAAACAACTTAAAGCGTAGACGGGATATTTGCTGGGACTATACGTTGGACAATGGCCCGCACGTGGTGAAGTTGGTGTTGACCAATCCCCATCCGGAGTATGAACTGAAATCATTGACCTATACGGTATATGGACCTAAGAAATAA
- a CDS encoding SusC/RagA family TonB-linked outer membrane protein, protein MKEFLFFRHLRWPDQERGNRPVWLALLFALFWTVAVPSHGEAATILQETITGQVLDSADNPLTGASVVIKGTGIGTQTDKDGRFELAATGKEVVLSITFTGYVPQEVKAKQGHVLIRLKEVRSDLDEVVVVGFGTQKKSDMVGAVTSIKPSNLRVPASNLTTALAGQAAGIIAYQRSGEPGQDNADFFIRGVTSFGTGKVDPLILIDGVELTVTELARLRPDDIENFSIMKDATSTAVYGARGANGVIFVTTKQGKEGPASISFRAESSVATPTKNVELADPVTFMRLYNEAQYARTPFAEPLYSQEKIDGTAEGLSSIIYPATDWRKALFKDYTLNHRYNLNVSGGGKVVRYYVAGSYAKDNGVLKVDPVNNFNNNIKLKSYTLRANVNIDLTKSTELIVRLNGNFDDYTGPIEGGADLYNKVIKTNPVDFLPYYPKVGDKQHVQHIMFGGVSDRQFLNPYADMVKGYKDYDRSLMMAQMELKQNLSFVTEGLTFRSMFNTNRTSRYDIVRAYKPFYYEVDAYDKRTMEYSLKGFNQTTGEEFLSFGLDDQLRQQHSVFYLESALNYSRVFGGKHSLNGLLVYIMRSGTDAKGQSLQLSLPSRNLGVSGRGTYSYDSRYFAEFNFGYNGSERFHESKRYGFFPSVGLAWSVSNEKFWQPLQDKINKLRLRATYGLVGNDAIGRPQDRFFYLSNVEMNAGGRSYFFGRESAYGLNGINITRYSNPDITWETSKKVNLALELGLFNKFNLQADFFTERRTNILMDRADIPSTMGLTAPVMANVGEASGRGMDMSMDYAHTFGNGVWLQLRGNFTYATNKYEVYEEPTYEKEYWKSRIGYPIQQRWGYIAERLFVDDNEVQNAPAQNFGTPNVAGDIKYKDVNGDGQLTALDMVPIGYPTIPEIIYGAGFSLGFKNFDVSAFFQGSARSSFIMDPRLVQPFVSDPPDVVPYIEGRHQILKAFADNHYSPENPDLYALWPRLSVENHANNMQPSTWWIQNGAFFRLKQAEIGYSLSDNVAKKIRAKNLRFYLSGSNLLLISGFKIWDIEMGDRGLGYPLQRVYNFGLNVTF, encoded by the coding sequence ATGAAAGAGTTTTTGTTTTTTCGCCACCTGAGATGGCCCGACCAAGAGCGTGGCAATAGACCCGTATGGCTGGCTTTACTATTTGCCTTATTTTGGACAGTAGCCGTTCCCAGCCACGGGGAGGCAGCCACAATACTACAGGAGACCATTACTGGACAGGTGTTGGATAGTGCTGATAATCCGTTAACGGGAGCATCTGTCGTCATTAAGGGGACAGGCATAGGGACACAAACGGACAAAGATGGCCGATTTGAACTGGCTGCTACCGGTAAGGAGGTGGTGCTGAGTATAACCTTTACGGGTTATGTGCCACAAGAGGTGAAAGCAAAGCAAGGCCATGTCCTCATCCGCTTAAAAGAGGTGCGTTCCGACTTGGACGAAGTAGTGGTCGTCGGCTTTGGTACACAAAAGAAATCGGATATGGTTGGAGCCGTGACTTCTATCAAACCGTCTAATCTGCGCGTGCCAGCGAGTAACCTGACTACCGCATTGGCCGGGCAGGCTGCTGGTATTATTGCTTATCAGCGGAGTGGTGAGCCTGGGCAGGACAATGCAGACTTCTTTATCAGAGGGGTGACTTCATTTGGCACAGGAAAAGTCGACCCGCTGATTTTGATTGATGGGGTGGAGCTCACGGTGACTGAATTGGCGCGGTTGAGACCTGATGATATTGAAAATTTTTCGATCATGAAGGATGCTACCTCCACGGCGGTGTATGGTGCGAGGGGTGCCAATGGAGTAATTTTCGTGACGACCAAACAAGGGAAAGAAGGGCCGGCCAGCATATCATTTAGAGCGGAGAGCTCGGTGGCCACTCCGACCAAGAACGTAGAATTGGCAGACCCTGTTACCTTTATGCGGCTCTACAATGAAGCACAGTATGCACGTACACCTTTTGCGGAACCCCTGTACTCCCAAGAAAAAATAGACGGGACGGCCGAAGGGCTCAGCTCGATTATATATCCAGCGACGGATTGGAGAAAGGCCTTGTTCAAGGATTATACCCTTAATCATCGATATAATCTAAACGTTAGCGGAGGGGGGAAGGTAGTACGTTACTACGTGGCGGGCTCTTATGCCAAGGACAACGGAGTGCTCAAAGTTGATCCTGTCAACAATTTTAACAACAACATCAAGCTGAAAAGCTATACCCTCAGGGCCAATGTCAATATCGACCTGACTAAATCCACAGAATTGATCGTGAGGCTGAATGGTAACTTTGATGACTATACGGGGCCAATAGAAGGTGGGGCTGATCTGTATAATAAGGTAATTAAAACCAATCCAGTAGATTTTTTACCATATTATCCTAAAGTCGGGGATAAACAACACGTCCAACACATTATGTTTGGCGGGGTATCTGATCGTCAATTTTTGAATCCATATGCTGACATGGTCAAGGGATATAAGGACTACGATCGGTCATTGATGATGGCTCAAATGGAGCTTAAACAAAACCTGAGCTTTGTAACGGAAGGATTGACGTTCCGATCCATGTTCAATACAAATAGAACGTCAAGGTATGATATTGTCAGAGCTTATAAGCCTTTTTATTACGAAGTAGATGCTTATGATAAGCGGACAATGGAATATTCGCTTAAAGGATTCAACCAAACTACCGGCGAGGAGTTTTTGAGCTTTGGACTGGACGATCAGTTGCGGCAACAGCACAGTGTTTTCTATTTAGAATCGGCGTTGAACTATAGCCGAGTCTTTGGCGGGAAGCACTCTCTTAATGGATTGTTGGTCTATATCATGCGGTCGGGGACCGATGCCAAAGGGCAAAGTCTACAGCTGTCGCTTCCGAGTCGTAACCTAGGGGTGTCCGGGAGAGGAACCTATTCTTACGATAGTCGTTACTTTGCCGAGTTTAACTTTGGATACAACGGTTCCGAGCGTTTTCATGAATCCAAACGATATGGATTCTTCCCTTCGGTGGGTTTAGCTTGGAGCGTGTCGAATGAAAAATTCTGGCAACCCTTGCAAGATAAAATCAACAAGTTGAGACTACGGGCTACCTATGGCTTGGTAGGTAATGATGCTATTGGACGTCCTCAAGACAGATTTTTCTACTTATCGAACGTAGAAATGAATGCTGGTGGACGGAGTTACTTCTTTGGGAGAGAAAGTGCATACGGTCTGAACGGAATCAACATCACCCGATATTCTAACCCGGATATTACATGGGAGACATCCAAGAAAGTAAACCTGGCGTTGGAGTTGGGGTTATTCAATAAATTCAATTTGCAGGCAGATTTCTTTACGGAGAGACGGACCAATATCTTGATGGATCGTGCAGATATCCCTTCAACCATGGGACTTACGGCACCCGTCATGGCCAATGTAGGAGAGGCTTCTGGACGTGGGATGGATATGTCTATGGACTATGCACACACATTTGGTAACGGTGTATGGTTGCAATTACGCGGTAATTTTACTTACGCCACTAACAAGTATGAGGTATACGAAGAGCCTACTTATGAAAAAGAATATTGGAAGTCGAGGATTGGGTATCCCATCCAACAGCGCTGGGGATACATTGCCGAACGACTGTTTGTAGATGATAATGAGGTGCAAAATGCGCCAGCACAAAATTTTGGGACACCAAATGTCGCCGGAGACATCAAGTACAAGGATGTCAATGGAGATGGTCAATTGACCGCACTGGATATGGTGCCTATTGGCTATCCAACGATTCCAGAGATTATTTATGGAGCAGGATTTTCGCTGGGATTTAAGAATTTTGACGTATCTGCTTTTTTCCAAGGATCTGCTCGGAGCTCGTTTATTATGGATCCTCGTTTGGTACAACCTTTTGTCTCTGATCCGCCAGACGTGGTGCCGTACATAGAGGGTCGACATCAAATATTGAAAGCATTCGCAGACAATCATTATTCACCTGAAAATCCAGATTTGTATGCCTTGTGGCCACGATTGAGTGTCGAGAATCACGCCAATAACATGCAACCGAGCACCTGGTGGATTCAAAATGGTGCATTTTTTCGGCTTAAGCAAGCCGAAATTGGGTATAGTTTGTCCGATAACGTAGCCAAAAAGATACGAGCAAAGAATTTGAGATTTTACCTAAGTGGGTCTAATTTGTTGCTAATAAGCGGTTTCAAAATATGGGATATAGAAATGGGAGATAGAGGTCTAGGCTATCCGCTTCAGCGTGTATACAACTTCGGGCTTAATGTAACTTTTTAA
- a CDS encoding RagB/SusD family nutrient uptake outer membrane protein, which produces MKILVRLQIALLLIMSTSCNKYLDIVPDNVATIDYAFRMRTTAEKYLATCYSFMPKLGDMYANPGMFGADELWLSKDKNWWNNWVTALGQQNVNNPQLDYWNGYNASTNLWMGISQCNIFLENIEKVPDMDEVEKRQWKAEVKFLKAYYHFFLLRMYGPIPIIDVNLPISASGEEVRVYRQPVDKVFDYIVRVIDDATIDLRKNVRDENSELGRVTMPIAKGFKAKVLVYAASPLFNGNTEYAGFSGKDGVVLFNSTVDQEKWSRALQACKEAIEVAHEMGHKLYEFEGSLQTKDISEDTRLALNIRGAITDRWNPEIIWANTGSTTRGLQVWSAPHVLEPAHIGVSEPNGSIGVTMKIADLFYSKNGVPIEEDKAFEYNDRYSLKVATEADKYQVKEGYSTAKIHFNREARFYGTLGFDGGVWYGQGRYDDKDPYYLQIKKEQIGGKEGISWHSVTGYYAKKYIHYTNTTVNQNTYTTTNWPWVMLRLADLYLLYAEAANEVGGPSVDAFQYLDLIRKRSGLPAVQVAWTAHSKNPQKPNTKEGLRAIIRQERGIELALEGERFWDLRRWKTAPEQLNKPIKGWDVDQVSSEAYYREKVLFNQRFSLKDYFWPIREHDLIVNKNLVQNPGW; this is translated from the coding sequence ATGAAAATACTTGTAAGACTACAGATAGCACTGCTCTTGATCATGAGCACCTCCTGTAATAAATATCTTGACATCGTACCAGATAATGTGGCCACGATTGATTATGCATTTCGGATGCGGACGACGGCCGAAAAGTACTTGGCAACATGTTACTCTTTTATGCCAAAACTAGGCGATATGTATGCAAATCCGGGCATGTTTGGGGCGGATGAGCTTTGGCTATCAAAAGATAAAAATTGGTGGAATAACTGGGTGACGGCCTTGGGGCAACAAAATGTCAACAATCCGCAATTGGATTATTGGAATGGCTACAACGCCTCCACTAATCTTTGGATGGGTATCAGTCAATGTAATATCTTTTTAGAGAATATCGAAAAGGTGCCGGACATGGATGAAGTGGAGAAGCGACAATGGAAAGCGGAAGTGAAATTTTTGAAAGCCTACTATCATTTCTTTTTGCTGCGGATGTACGGTCCGATCCCCATCATTGACGTCAACCTACCCATATCAGCATCGGGCGAAGAAGTGCGGGTATATCGTCAACCTGTTGATAAGGTGTTCGATTATATTGTCCGTGTCATTGACGATGCGACTATCGACCTACGGAAGAATGTGCGTGATGAAAATTCGGAATTGGGCCGTGTCACCATGCCGATAGCTAAGGGTTTCAAGGCTAAGGTATTGGTTTATGCAGCAAGTCCATTGTTTAATGGCAATACGGAATACGCGGGCTTCAGTGGTAAGGACGGGGTCGTACTTTTCAACTCGACCGTCGACCAAGAAAAGTGGAGCCGAGCACTACAAGCGTGTAAGGAGGCTATCGAGGTCGCCCATGAAATGGGGCACAAACTTTATGAGTTTGAAGGGAGTTTACAGACCAAGGATATCTCAGAGGATACCCGATTGGCGCTAAATATTAGGGGCGCAATCACGGATCGGTGGAATCCAGAAATCATTTGGGCGAATACAGGCAGCACCACCCGTGGACTCCAAGTATGGTCTGCTCCACATGTGCTCGAACCAGCCCATATTGGTGTGTCCGAGCCCAATGGAAGCATAGGGGTGACCATGAAAATAGCCGATCTATTTTATTCAAAAAATGGAGTTCCCATTGAGGAGGATAAGGCCTTTGAATACAACGATAGGTACAGCTTGAAAGTAGCGACGGAAGCGGATAAATATCAGGTGAAAGAGGGGTATAGTACTGCAAAAATTCACTTTAATAGAGAAGCCAGATTTTATGGAACACTGGGATTCGATGGCGGCGTTTGGTATGGACAGGGAAGATACGATGACAAAGATCCCTATTACTTGCAGATCAAAAAGGAGCAGATTGGAGGAAAGGAAGGTATCAGTTGGCACTCTGTGACGGGATACTATGCCAAAAAATATATTCATTATACCAATACTACCGTCAATCAAAACACGTATACGACTACCAACTGGCCTTGGGTGATGCTGCGGCTTGCCGATCTCTATCTGTTGTATGCGGAAGCTGCAAATGAAGTGGGTGGGCCATCTGTGGATGCTTTCCAATATCTAGATTTGATTCGTAAGCGTTCGGGTTTACCTGCAGTACAAGTTGCTTGGACTGCACATTCCAAAAATCCGCAGAAACCTAATACCAAGGAAGGCTTGCGAGCCATCATACGGCAGGAGCGAGGCATCGAGTTGGCACTGGAAGGCGAGAGATTTTGGGACTTGAGGAGATGGAAGACGGCACCTGAGCAACTGAACAAACCGATCAAAGGATGGGATGTGGATCAGGTATCTTCAGAGGCCTACTATCGGGAGAAGGTTTTGTTCAATCAACGCTTTAGCTTGAAAGATTATTTTTGGCCAATCCGTGAACACGATCTCATCGTCAACAAGAATCTGGTACAAAATCCAGGATGGTAA